The Ascaphus truei isolate aAscTru1 chromosome 12, aAscTru1.hap1, whole genome shotgun sequence region ataggtatatctccagtatgactgatcatggtatgtatatttgctgacatctctcataagatgtggctacctcaatcttcctataattattggaactaaaaacccaacatattggtttaaacacaaatgttacatatatgtactttctgtatcatgtatatgcatttagctactcttgagctttcatgtgcattgtattacaaaatgattactcacatttcatcacattttatgtatgtttccttataatttccattaatgtaatatagaggtggttggagaaaaggggataactgtacttatttgtttacttacgggagcacattcatcactagcatagacacactttttaagacaactgtttgtgtctctatcaattggtgtaggatccatgtataacaccgacaaatgataacaccagctttattatggtagcttatatcatcatattgactatactatgtatttctaaacgattaataaacacagtaaactatagttagttaggttaatgaaatatacacagaaacgtacttcataacatgatggtgatgtcatattcagaacatcatgcattggaggggaccataacatctggccagtaacattatttgctacagtcccaaaccattttatctacatacccatgtaacaagagattttaaaaataaatggctacttggttgtaagtgtcctttacattgggagaaggagtggctcactgagtaaagacacacactggcactgatagtttgaagcaggggagtctggttcaattcccggtgtgggctccttgtgaccttggccaagtcactttatctccctgtgcctcatgcggcaaaaaaacatttgtacgttccacgggccagggacctcaggctgaaacatgtgtctgtaaatcgctgcgtacaactagcagccctatacatgaacatgctcatattattattattattgttacatagtttcgacagtcatacgttccattacatattagaatacacaaatgtgttagcagagtgggaatggttgttatatataaaacacaccatgtcataaaatgttagtagtcattaaagaacactcaataaaaattcatgaggcactcttttgcaacatcattatgttaattaagtgcttatgcaatataggcataagggtatcacatttttaattgtttgttaataagcgctgcaagcaatataaaattagttccatatgtagtatagtagtcggtggctcctcctcacaatcatctcatataaaggtagactcttctgaaatcatacattgatccgattgtatcttccccgacatctctgaaatacagcaaacacatgatggtcaaagatggcaccttactagatatgcatccgtgacaacgcgttacgcagctctatatgattgtgtagatacacacgtcactcacttatatgttagaagtaaaactgttcatcagtatgtaatgtttctttaaatttgtagcaggcataactatgtataagaagtgaacgttgcctgtatactgaaagatgtgcgcgcacatctttgtgtgcgcacgcacttcacgcttggctccactaactgttagcgcatgcgcaaaacaaagcgtacgttgtgcgttcaatacatgttgaaaataccagtaaacataacatctttatttcaaatacaatgaagacgaaactacattcgttctaaacgagtacatctgtattctttttaaacagacgtgtttgaacagaaagcacggccgataacacaatgcgcaaatgcaatacgtgtgacgtcatgttaagccagcgtgaaacgcacgctaacactcctcccactcaattaacattcggctaacgcccagggtacgcctacaaacactgagccgcacgcatcacacactgcagttaccgttactataacaaaacatgacagccaataggctttgaggcgcgcacgtcgcttgggggcgggacttacatcactaatcctttttaaggacgccttggcccatgacaagggtcccacgtcatacgtggtggacccggttttcaatgttgtagatgttgcatgataacaaaacaggtatgtgttagagtaatggtaaaatgttgctaatatgtttaaagggataggaaagtacgtatatttattccgtcagcaatgtgtactactctttcaggtcctactatattgtattaggaaacaatttgtttgtgatcgctacatgttatgcagtctgcaatgttacgctgtatccacgcattgaaagtgaaaatggtggttacaaaaaaaaaaaaaatttaaacgcagagtcaacgcataacgattgttatatttaccattcttctagaattaactcttcgcctggctgcaactggtcgctccagaaatgcaagccattttcatccacgcttaacccaaccgctgaatccagtatggcacatatctcctccaggatgcgctcataggaatcgccactgctttcttcaaataattggtcgggaggtaggttcatttcttccggttcccattccaatgcaatttcagctgaaaggcttggtacataatcatagtacttttgttcttgtacaatgtgggtttcaggaatggaggctgcagatattgcagcacgtatcgattcaaacggatcagtagtagcggatacattgctattgccattaggaataaatatgcctttcacgacaatataagtgccgtctttcaggataaattgtttttccggggcaatcttccagaaaccataggtgtgttgtagcttatcctggtcacgttcaaaaaagtcattacttgataaagtgaatcttattgaggaattaaaattccgtgcatgcttacggtcttggtaataaggatattttgctcgaatgaaatcatcgatttggcgtgtgcttgctttctgtccgcgactgttcaagatggcttcacagatcatgtacttataccctaaaaggggattaatattgttaacgaattcatcagccatgtctgagtagcacaaaagctgtgtgcaggtctgtgttatttgctcatcaaaatgaatgtgctgaatggctaacaaactcctgtttttccttgtcaaggtcaacaaaactaactactttgactccttatttcaaacgccaattggatttgtttgtctaattgggttaacagttgtggttcgtgatatgggactgtgggagaaacatttctccttcttttatctcgtttgtgaaaaacatccctagactgtgaatgcgttcacatagtgtttttttgaaaactaacaaagaccagtgtgtgaaaatatttcttagccaggcatatcagtaaaaacacacctgcaaaaagaaatgttttttccccgcttacatttctgtgtgtatgtgaaagtctggttaactccctgtctgcatgagtttaaatacgtgtgtatatatatatatatatatatatatatatatatatatatatatatatatatatatatatatataaatatatctcttataaaaatatatatatatttatatataatattttatttttttttatattgcaggagtacacacaacattgatggcattaagtataccttgtatgaaacctatttaaattgtgagaaacatgattgaattaagtaataaacatttgtttaagcacaatactgttagagtctcatacttaggatatttctcaaacattaggcctgtattattaaaatagtgttttcacaaggaagcatgaagtgtattagtttgtgtataccagtttatatagtactatatatatatatatatatatatatatatatatatatatatatatatatatatatatatatatatatatatatatacacacatatacatatatatatacacacatatacatatatatatacacacatatacatatatatatacacacatatacatatatatatacacacatatacatatatatatacacactcacacactcacactcacactcactcagtgtgtgtgtgtgtgtgtgtgtgtatatatatattattatacattctgagatgttatagaaacgaacacacaactgattaaaggacaaaattacaatggccaagcaaggcaaaggtaagtaataatttacacataatcctgctgtacacgtacaagaaagatgtttgcacttacttaggtgttttaataattgcatgtgactaatatgcatatgcaattcttacatcaattaacacacccaaatgcaatgttttgctgcaaagtcaatggcagcttctctaaacttagcaactggctcctggtggaccattactgaacagacgattacaacataaatatttataacacaattaattatgagtgttaacatttccaaaacttcacgtgtacaagaacatagttgaaagtttggaaacaacacagtcttcagcatacatacaatagtaattagataatctgaagtcaacaaaacaaggccaaagacatattttctgaattataacatttattttttttgttccttttgcgagcgagtaacaggcctgcttgttgtctcttgaattttcctttttcttttgccaccaactttaggcacaacagagccactttgagtggcctctggcacttcacgggcagggcttgtggccagtgactgttcacctacggggcttgtggccagtgactcacctacagggcttgtggccagtgactcacctacagggcttttgggcagtgattcacctacagggcttttgggcagcgattcacctacagggcttttgggcagcgattcacctacagggcttttgggcagcgactcacctacagggcttttgggtagtgactgttcacggacagggcttgtgcccagtgacacatgtgagcaagttggtagacactgcacaagtgatggttggtctgtttcatgtgtgtcttgttttgtttttgtcgcctcctttgtaggtgtctgctgctgaatttgtacagatggcagcggtaggatgtcatcaggaacctgcacagcaatgtctgctacttgaccggtaacatttgggcctggtgaatgaatatcagatgaatgtggtgaaaactgacctgcatgaacagatcctggctgggaggtgttgaattgtggtacattagtcattctccagtaattagcttgtgtttgctgaacaactaatgcttcgaatgaggtgttgattttttgcaactgtttaggcacttcaatgaagactctgtggagatgtgccaattgtgatactgtttcttcctgcagtccaatcatcctttccagcactgtcatcatgtctgaatggcgacgattttctgcgtccactatttttccctctgaagctacaattgcatcgtatgtggaagttgatggacgatttggcggtacaacagtttctattggcacctcttcatggtcacatgattgtatttcagtctcttctgtggcgtcatcctcatcatactcatcatcctcatcaccatgatgttctaaaaagaaatgtacacattattaaatggcatgttaatgtatgctgtgttactatgtaattgtactgtgtcctaagtaacacctaacatgttagcatacgttttataacctcattaaaaactaccttgacttacgaataatgtttggactcagtatgaaatatgaatgaatgaaaagttgctctaaactcagaagtcctacatgataattaacatcactaacacaatacatgttgccttacacttaattttcactgacactaagtaatcctatttaaagaagatgtgcaaaacaaataatgcacatgacaacataacatatagaagagcacatattatatggccagcaaatgatacactcaccttctagtagtgttgagctggctgacccaggtgaagacacttgttccatctcaggtgacacatgtcctccaggggcaactatatataacaataacataagttttacatttacatgtgtaaatattgaacaaacacttattgtatgttctgtatttatgattaactaacaacatcagttccttaaccgaaaatgtgtgtgaaagtgaacataaatagttgtaataacactgtacatgcctgtgtacttagaatttttgagttccctaacatacaacatactatgtttctgcagtaatgcgtgaggataaatagattaaatgagtacataaaaatcatatgttgtgtagtgatatcagtatcataatgtacataactatcatgagatgaccattcacaatggttatcatgaaggtggtcatattgcaaaaagtgttgtttttggtagaggatatgtgtggtacattaatcgaagatgtggcacacctgaatgtggctgtgactcaacaagacaacacatgcagtgtgtgataatgtgtctttcatagtagttcaactatagatatgagtgaactaatgtgtgacgtacgctttgataagtaatgagttgttggggcatttagtagctagagttaagctttcaaatgagtgtgattaacttcagttgtgctattcaggttgtaagaaaggtattcccttccccaaaaagcctaatcagccacacctttcaatgacttgaaacaggtgcaaatggtgtgaactaagttgaccgtgaaatgaggctgtaattagtgtgtgtgctgaaccccaccccctctgttgaagtgtatgctgtgatgagatattaattgcagctgctttaacacaatggtagatgagctaagtagtcatctgcagtgtttaagttatgaaaacaatgacataacatatgatacgtgtgcctcattatgctgtctgtatatgacataaagcaaaaatggaccttttcataagcaactatagatgtgttagtgccagtgatgtttgtaggccgttacatgcaatttctttgatgcatgcttaaaataggcagtaatgtcatgtttgtcggagtaaaatcaataaaatacacaataatatgatacatatttctgttctgtacctgtagctactaataatttctgattaacatgtgttacacatgtgtactaccctgttgttccccatcttcgcccaccatcaattgcttccactgcagctatgcattttgggaattcacatgtaaatgagcacgcaatggcacgtgctatattagttactgcttttagtaggactactacatatatgtctattttgagatatatatatacagaatcagacatatacatatatagatgcaggtatgcttatattgtgaagacagtataaaaagcagtgtaaatatgcaaaataactgtaagcaacgacacgcctagtacagtaatatttatcacctgctggaaattgtgacggataaattccaatgtcacggtcaccagccaagccttccacgacgacggtaagtaattttggccgaagcagctcctccaatggagtcaatatgagacgttgtggtgtgggcccacctccagtgccagtagcatgcacgcgttggtcttgtattttctttttcaatttggacctaatatcatcaaatcttttccgacaatgatacttgtccctgacactattcccacaggcattgacaccaatgactattgtgtcccacatttcttttttgcttgctgcacttgtccgcccttgaaaaacatataaaagatatgaggtaaatgaataataatataagcaccagtttcctacactgctagctgttccaagagatagcaaacatgctgttttatgtgtaatatgtgcagcacatgagcattcactactaaacctatacatgtaagcaaggttgcattcatattgtatgcagttctggcaaattgaccgcctgtgtttatttgtccttgtaaggcatgataaaaagctgtgtttccacactaatgaacatagaaagatattgtgtacccatatttgcatatgaacaaaactcagatgacctaggatcacatgtatttgaataataaatgtaaagttacacttacctactaaatgtccatagagactgtcatagtgctccagaatgccagtgacaagagccctattttcctggtcattgaagcgaggattacgtggcttctccacacgtttcttccgagcaggtttagggtcagagcttggctggtgctgactggactctccttcttccaatggaagagcctccaaaagctggccaccagcaagcacgccaccaccagacaccccatcagcaactgcgccaccagcagcactcccagcaccagcactcccactcctagcaccagcactcccactcctagcaccagcactcacactcctagcaccagcactcacactcctagcaccagcactcccagcaccagcactcccactcacagcaacagcactcccactcccagcaccagcactcccactcacagcaacagcactcccactcccaacaacagcactcccactcccaacaacagcactcccactcccagcaacaccactcgcagcaccagcactcccactcccaacaacagcactcccactcccagcaacaccactcggtgcaccagcaacatcactcccctgaacagaacgttcactccgacgcgtactcgcacgagtagcactcccactcccaccagcatcactcttcccacgctttgcgggcatacttccagcactcacaaaaaacagacaataaatgtacagccaatcacacgaaacacttccacatataaaacaagacaaagatgtaaacaaaacaacaatggacaaagctcacccaatacacaacaagtctctcagtcaatatgcaaatcttcaatcgtccagctctgtgcgtctctctctctctctcactcccaacaacacagagaatgattagcagtacacgttgcctttaaatatggcgcgcaatcaaaaacatgcttgtttcgcctgattcagcaagatttgtgattgtgcaacctaacagcaccccgccacgcacgccgatacacctgtgtgtgatcggctcatcatcgtgagagtgggcggatttgttttctggttgattttgaatgtattcggcacttactgcatacggagagggaaaaacgccaataacatgactaatcgataagcttgccgatttcacataatcgtcgcttactgcatgaggcccaaagacagaaaataaaaaaaacatattgagagccacatatatatatatgtatgtatgtatgtatatttatttattaaggttgcggtgggtaaaaaaagtgacaaaaaccctccacagtaaagcataaagcaactgtaaatattactgtatgttcatttccatgtcttagacaggtctgcaaccctgtctttccccattatcgcccagcatacagcgcttccactgcagcaagggattctgggaaatgacatgcaaatgaggactcagtgccaccttttgtctcaagctcgtactgtattacacaagcaaatcctcaagccaatgcatgctgttttaaacacagcttttagacagaggctgggatgagatgcaaagccattaaacccactcacagacatgtttcaaccttgatgggtatcatcattgtgaggttggttgtaatggctaagctggtttgagacttagactaggtaatcaccactgtcattaag contains the following coding sequences:
- the LOC142463881 gene encoding uncharacterized protein LOC142463881 — translated: MEQVSSPGSASSTLLEEHHGDEDDEYDEDDATEETEIQSCDHEEVPIETVVPPNRPSTSTYDAIVASEGKIVDAENRRHSDMMTVLERMIGLQEETVSQLAHLHRVFIEVPKQLQKINTSFEALVVQQTQANYWRMTNVPQFNTSQPGSVHAGQFSPHSSDIHSPGPNVTGQVADIAVQVPDDILPLPSVQIQQQTPTKEATKTKQDTHETDQPSLVQCLPTCSHVSLGTSPVREQSLPKSPVGESLPKSPVGESLPKSPVGESLPKSPVGESLPKSPVGESLATSPVGESLATSPVGEQSLATSPAREVPEATQSGSVVPKVGGKRKRKIQETTSRPVTRSQKEQKK